One genomic window of Candidatus Saccharimonadia bacterium includes the following:
- a CDS encoding aminoacyl--tRNA ligase-related protein, with product MRLSQTLFKTSKTLAGEGDSLNYQLLTRAGFVDQLMAGVYTYMPLGLRVLRKIEQVVREEMNGLGAEEILMPTLHPKEPWVKTGGWDGIDVLFKIKSRTGNDYALGQSEEEVVSPLVLSRAQSYKQYPVKVYQIHWKYRDELRAKSGIMRGREFFMKDMYSFHTTQADFDAFYKEAKEAYLRIFKRLGLTAKVTEASGGAFSEKVSYEFEVLTDAGEDVIYYCDNCDFCVEDEIAKVKPGDVCPRCSKDKLKEAKSAEVGNVFDLGQKYGKAFDLGFVDEHDQKQYPVIGCYGIGISRVMGVIVEKYNDEKGIMWPESVAPFAVHLVRLGADDAVTVAADALYDELMRAGVEVLYDDRDAPAGAKFADADLIGVPLRLTVSKRTLEQGSVEWKRRDGDEVELVKLGVVASRVRP from the coding sequence ATGAGATTATCACAGACCTTATTTAAGACGAGTAAAACCCTGGCCGGAGAGGGCGACAGCCTCAATTACCAGTTGCTGACGCGGGCGGGGTTTGTGGACCAGTTGATGGCGGGGGTGTATACCTACATGCCGCTGGGGCTGCGGGTGCTGCGCAAGATTGAGCAAGTGGTGCGCGAGGAGATGAACGGGCTGGGCGCGGAGGAGATTTTGATGCCGACATTGCACCCGAAGGAGCCGTGGGTGAAGACGGGCGGTTGGGACGGCATTGACGTGCTGTTTAAGATCAAAAGCCGCACGGGCAATGACTATGCTTTGGGGCAGAGCGAGGAGGAGGTGGTGAGCCCGCTGGTGCTGAGTCGAGCGCAGTCGTATAAGCAGTATCCGGTGAAGGTGTACCAGATTCATTGGAAGTACCGGGATGAACTGCGGGCCAAGAGCGGGATTATGCGCGGGCGCGAGTTCTTCATGAAGGATATGTACTCGTTTCATACCACGCAGGCGGATTTTGACGCATTTTACAAAGAGGCGAAAGAGGCGTACCTGCGGATTTTCAAGCGGCTGGGTTTGACGGCCAAGGTGACGGAGGCTTCGGGGGGTGCGTTTAGCGAGAAGGTGAGCTACGAATTTGAGGTGCTGACCGATGCGGGTGAAGACGTAATTTATTATTGCGACAATTGTGACTTTTGTGTGGAGGATGAGATTGCCAAGGTGAAGCCCGGCGATGTGTGTCCGCGGTGTAGCAAGGATAAGCTTAAGGAAGCCAAAAGTGCCGAGGTAGGCAATGTGTTTGACCTGGGGCAAAAGTATGGCAAGGCGTTTGATCTGGGGTTTGTGGATGAGCACGACCAGAAACAGTATCCGGTGATTGGGTGCTATGGTATTGGGATTTCGCGCGTGATGGGCGTGATTGTGGAGAAATATAACGATGAGAAGGGCATAATGTGGCCCGAAAGCGTGGCGCCGTTTGCGGTGCACTTGGTGCGGCTGGGAGCGGATGATGCAGTGACGGTGGCGGCCGATGCGTTGTACGACGAGCTGATGCGGGCTGGTGTGGAGGTACTCTACGATGACCGCGACGCGCCGGCGGGAGCGAAGTTCGCGGATGCGGATTTGATAGGCGTGCCGTTGCGGTTGACGGTGAGCAAGCGCACGCTGGAGCAGGGCTCGGTGGAGTGGAAGCGGCGGGACGGGGATGAGGTGGAGTTGGTGAAATTGGGTGTGGTGGCGAGTAGGGTCCGACCCTAG